One Vespula pensylvanica isolate Volc-1 chromosome 1, ASM1446617v1, whole genome shotgun sequence genomic region harbors:
- the LOC122632220 gene encoding probable phosphorylase b kinase regulatory subunit alpha isoform X3, with protein sequence MTMRSRSNSGVRLDYYQRIVHKIIMNHQNPVTGLFPASRENDHAWVRDNIYCILAVWGLSMAYKKIADVDEDRAKTYELEQSCVKLMRGLLMAMMQQKEKVEKFKSSQNPLDALHAKYSSVNGQTVVGDNEWGHLQIDAISLYLLVLAQMTASGLQIVFNLDEVAFIQNLVFYIESAYCTPDYGIWERGDKTNHGLPELNASSIGMAKAAMEALNELDLFGARGGPTSVIHVLADEAQKCQAVLQSMLPRESNSKELDSGLLSIISFPAFAVDEPNLIQLTREAITSKLQGRYGCKRFLRDGYRTAKEDPNRLYYEPWELRMFENIECEWPLFFCYLILDYCFQGNKEAVAEYSTLLEQITIKADDGMRLVPELYSVASENVAAEYIQPGSQPRIALGRYPFMWAQSLYILGKLLQEGFLAVGELDPLNRRLCSEKKPDVVVQVVILAEDAEIREKIAQHDIHVQTIAEVAPIEVQPAKVLSHLYTYLGRNKKLGLSGRKSRDVGILSTSKLYSLHDKIFAFTPQLTDMTRFYIASDYELMIDIFKGEINFLKSSWQNMLGRPLVVMPLKNVHLDQGKIPLAMITTMKKLKSGYINGTRVSLGNLNDFLSTSCITNLSFLGSSEDGRPDKLNPQVQQYLDEHLMRAFPHRTGLLNKPLVRTGKNLRRRMSVKGAIKKTRSIAVELTDTTLTPNSTQPVHTDRTPSPTEDMPWKTTGKGHKSRSISDTQYADTEVEELLTMLRETESLEEQGDILQYLVDSQGLYFNTGMVEEGHPVLVKDLLKDLYEKACQQKMWGIVRHSAGMLGKRVEDLAKAVTDLLVRQKQVTVGMPPSNEHTIVAPLPENELRSLIHQAYGDDESTAMLTQELLVYLAMFIRTEPQLFHEMLRLRVGLIIQVMATELSRTLICTGEEASEHLLNLSPFEMKNLLHHIMSGKEFAISSVGRGNFSVISCKSSKVSKKSQIGGFLSPDQTDGGETEPDRQGQWLRRRRLDGALNRVPRGFYPRVWQVLERCQGLAIEGRVLPQNLTQEMTPGELKFALAVETVLNTIPQPEYRQLVVEALMVLTLVTEHNAVASLGGLIAVEHLVHKANAIFLEDQMKVDGDATLCCAKPKEQRETTALGNLLCGGAAYVCQHFYDSAPSGSFGTMTYITRAVASLLDCLPKDGDIECSIS encoded by the exons atgaCAATGCGTAGTCGAAGTAATTCTGGCGTCCGTTTGGACTATTATCAGAGAATAGTTCACAAGATTATTATGAATCATCAAAATCCTGTTACTGGTCTTTTTCCTGCAAGTCGTGAAAATGATCATGCATGGGTGcgtgataatatttattgtattcttGCTGTTTGGGGACTTTCTATGGCATATAAAAAGATAGCGGATGTTGACGAAGATAGAGCAAAAACTTATGAATTAGAACAAAGTTGTGTTAAATTGATGAGAGGTTTACTCATGGCTATGAtgcaacaaaaagaaaaagtagaaaaatttaaatctaGTCAGAATCCTCTTGATGCTTTGCATGCAAAATATAGTTCTGTTAATGGACAGACAGTTGTTGGAGATAATGAATGGGGTCATCTGCAAATAGATGctatttctctatatcttttagTACTTGCTCAAATGACAGCATCTGGCTTACAAATTGTATTTAATCTTGATGAG GTTGCTTTTATACAAAActtagtattttatattgaatcaGCTTATTGTACTCCTGATTATGGAATTTGGGAAAGAGGAGATAAAACTAATCATGGCTTACCCGAATTAAATGCTAGCAGTATTGGAATGGCTAAAGCTGCTATGGAAGCTTTGAACGAATTAGATTTATTTGGTGCAAGAGGTGGACCTACTTCAGTAATTCATGTATTAGCAGATGAAGCACAAAAATGTCAGGCTGTTTTGCAATCCATGTTGCCTAGAGAATCAAATTCAAAAGAATTGGATAGCGGTTTATTGTCTATAATAAGCTTTCCTGCATTTGCAGTAGATGAACCTAATTTAATACAACTAACAAGAGAAGCAATAACAAGTAAATTACAAGGTCGTTATGGATGCAAAAGATTTTTGCGCGATGGATATAGAACAGCAAAGGAAGATCCTAACAG GTTATATTATGAGCCATGGGAATTGCGTATGTTTGAAAATATAGAATGCGAGTGgcctttatttttctgttatttaatACTGGATTATTGTTTCCaaggaaataaagaagcaGTAGCAGAATATTCGACGCTACTCGaacaaataacaattaaagCAGATGATGGAATGAGATTAGTTCCTGAGTTATATTCAGTTGCATCTGAAAATGTTGCAGCAGAATATATTCAACCTGGTAGTCAACCTCGCATAGCTTTAGGCAGATATCCATTTATGTGGGCTCAATCCCTTTACATTTTGGGAAAGTTACTGCAAGAa GGCTTCCTAGCAGTGGGTGAATTAGATCCATTGAATCGGCGGTTGTGCAGTGAAAAAAAACCGGATGTTGTGGTGCAAGTCGTTATTTTGGCAGAAGATGCAGAGATCAGAGAAAAAATTGCCCAGCATGATATTCATGTTCAAACCATCGCGGAAGTAGCACCGATAGAAGTACAACCAGCAAAAGTACTCAGtcatttatatacttatttag gacgaaataaaaagttagGATTATCTGGCCGTAAATCAAGAGATGTCGGGATTTTGAGTACCagtaaattatattctctgcacgataaaatatttgcattCACACCACAG TTGACAGATATGACCCGCTTCTACATCGCATCGGACTATGAGCTCATGATTGACATATTCAAAggcgaaattaatttcttgaaGTCTAGCTGGCAGAATATGTTGGGCCGGCCTCTTGTGGTCATGCCCCTCAAGAACGTTCATCTAG ATCAAGGAAAAATACCATTAGCAATGATAACTACTATGAAGAAACTGAAAAGTGGTTATATAAATGGTACTAGAGTATCACTAGGAAATCTAAATGACTTTCTTAGTACATCGTGTATTACGAATCTGAGCTTCTTAGGTAGTTCAGAAGATGGACGTCCTGATAAACTTAATCCTCAG GTTCAACAATATTTGGATGAACACTTGATGCGTGCTTTTCCCCATCGTACTGGTCTTCTTAACAAGCCATTGGTTAGAACTGGAAAAAATTTGAGACGAAGAATGTCTGTCAAAGGTGCCATTAAAAAGACACGATCTATAGCTGTTGAAC TAACAGATACAACTCTGACACCAAATTCGACGCAACCTGTACATACCGATCGTACACCATCTCCTACGGAAGATATGCCATGGAAAACTACTGGAAAAGGTCATAAATCTAGATCCATATCTGACACACAATATGCTGATACTGAAGTTGAAGAATTATTGACGATGCTTCGTGAGACTGAGAGTCTCGAAGAACAAGGAGACATATTGCAATATCTT gTCGACTCACAAGGACTTTATTTCAATACGGGTATGGTAGAAGAAGGTCATCCAGTATTagtaaaagatttattaaaggACCTTTATGAAAAAGCATGTCAACAAAAAATGTGGGGTATTGTTCGTCACTCTGCCGGTATGTTAGGAAAAAGAGTAGAAGATTTAGCTAAAGCTGTCACAGACTTGTTAGTACGACAAAAACAAGTTACCGTTGGAATGCCACCAAGCAATGAGCATACGATCGTAGCTCCATTACCCGAGAATGAATTAAGATCTTTGATTCATCAAGCGTATGGAGATGACGAATCCACAGCTATGTTGACACAGGAATTGCTTGTATATTTGGCTATGTTCATTAGAACAGAACCACAGCTGTTTCACGAAATGTTGAGGCTTAGAGTTGGCTTGATTATTCAAGTTATGGCAACAGAATTGTCAAGGACTTTGATTTGTACGGGCGAAGAAGCTTCCGAACATTTGTTGAATTTATCTccatttgaaatgaaaaatcttttacatCATATCATGAGCGGAAAAGAATTTGCGATAAGTAGTG TTGGAAGAGGTAATTTTTCTGTCATCAGTTGCAAGTCAAGTAAAGTGAGCaag aaatctcAGATTGGTGGATTTTTAAGTCCTGATCAAACGGACGGCGGTGAAACAGAACCTGATCGTCAAGGACAATGGTTACGAAGACGTCGATTGGACGGTGCACTTAATAGAGTGCCACGAGGTTTTTATCCACGGGTTTGGCAAGTTCTAGAAAGG TGTCAAGGTTTAGCTATAGAGGGACGAGTTCTTCCCCAAAATCTTACTCAAGAAATGACACCGGGAGAATTAAAATTTGCTTTAGCAGTGGAGACAGTTTTAAATACAATACCACAACCGGAATATCGTCAACTCGTTGTTGAAGCTTTAATGGTATTAACATTGGTGACTGAACATAATGCGGTAGCTTCTTTAGGAGGTCTCATTGCTGTTGAACATTTAGTACACAAAGCTAATGCCATCTTCTTGGAAGACCAG atgaaAGTCGATGGAGATGCTACTCTCTGTTGTGCCAAACCAAAAGAACAGCGTGAAACAACAGCATTGGGAAATCTTCTCTGTGGAGGAGCAGCTTATGTGTGCCAACACTTTTATGATAGTGCTCCTAGTGGCAGTTTTGGAACAATGACATACATTACAAGAGCTGTAGCATCTTTGTTGGATTGTTTACCAAAAGATGGTGATATAGAATGCTCAATATCGTAg
- the LOC122632220 gene encoding probable phosphorylase b kinase regulatory subunit alpha isoform X2: MTMRSRSNSGVRLDYYQRIVHKIIMNHQNPVTGLFPASRENDHAWVRDNIYCILAVWGLSMAYKKIADVDEDRAKTYELEQSCVKLMRGLLMAMMQQKEKVEKFKSSQNPLDALHAKYSSVNGQTVVGDNEWGHLQIDAISLYLLVLAQMTASGLQIVFNLDEVAFIQNLVFYIESAYCTPDYGIWERGDKTNHGLPELNASSIGMAKAAMEALNELDLFGARGGPTSVIHVLADEAQKCQAVLQSMLPRESNSKELDSGLLSIISFPAFAVDEPNLIQLTREAITSKLQGRYGCKRFLRDGYRTAKEDPNRLYYEPWELRMFENIECEWPLFFCYLILDYCFQGNKEAVAEYSTLLEQITIKADDGMRLVPELYSVASENVAAEYIQPGSQPRIALGRYPFMWAQSLYILGKLLQEGFLAVGELDPLNRRLCSEKKPDVVVQVVILAEDAEIREKIAQHDIHVQTIAEVAPIEVQPAKVLSHLYTYLGRNKKLGLSGRKSRDVGILSTSKLYSLHDKIFAFTPQNFDAEEYYTTNDAALLANTFTTNLAFLTINWKQMLGRPTITLVATHNHLDQGKIPLAMITTMKKLKSGYINGTRVSLGNLNDFLSTSCITNLSFLGSSEDGRPDKLNPQVQQYLDEHLMRAFPHRTGLLNKPLVRTGKNLRRRMSVKGAIKKTRSIAVEPEILGMAGEDRRPSANLNLNPFIEVTDTTLTPNSTQPVHTDRTPSPTEDMPWKTTGKGHKSRSISDTQYADTEVEELLTMLRETESLEEQGDILQYLVDSQGLYFNTGMVEEGHPVLVKDLLKDLYEKACQQKMWGIVRHSAGMLGKRVEDLAKAVTDLLVRQKQVTVGMPPSNEHTIVAPLPENELRSLIHQAYGDDESTAMLTQELLVYLAMFIRTEPQLFHEMLRLRVGLIIQVMATELSRTLICTGEEASEHLLNLSPFEMKNLLHHIMSGKEFAISSVGRGNFSVISCKSSKVSKKSQIGGFLSPDQTDGGETEPDRQGQWLRRRRLDGALNRVPRGFYPRVWQVLERCQGLAIEGRVLPQNLTQEMTPGELKFALAVETVLNTIPQPEYRQLVVEALMVLTLVTEHNAVASLGGLIAVEHLVHKANAIFLEDQMKVDGDATLCCAKPKEQRETTALGNLLCGGAAYVCQHFYDSAPSGSFGTMTYITRAVASLLDCLPKDGDIECSIS; encoded by the exons atgaCAATGCGTAGTCGAAGTAATTCTGGCGTCCGTTTGGACTATTATCAGAGAATAGTTCACAAGATTATTATGAATCATCAAAATCCTGTTACTGGTCTTTTTCCTGCAAGTCGTGAAAATGATCATGCATGGGTGcgtgataatatttattgtattcttGCTGTTTGGGGACTTTCTATGGCATATAAAAAGATAGCGGATGTTGACGAAGATAGAGCAAAAACTTATGAATTAGAACAAAGTTGTGTTAAATTGATGAGAGGTTTACTCATGGCTATGAtgcaacaaaaagaaaaagtagaaaaatttaaatctaGTCAGAATCCTCTTGATGCTTTGCATGCAAAATATAGTTCTGTTAATGGACAGACAGTTGTTGGAGATAATGAATGGGGTCATCTGCAAATAGATGctatttctctatatcttttagTACTTGCTCAAATGACAGCATCTGGCTTACAAATTGTATTTAATCTTGATGAG GTTGCTTTTATACAAAActtagtattttatattgaatcaGCTTATTGTACTCCTGATTATGGAATTTGGGAAAGAGGAGATAAAACTAATCATGGCTTACCCGAATTAAATGCTAGCAGTATTGGAATGGCTAAAGCTGCTATGGAAGCTTTGAACGAATTAGATTTATTTGGTGCAAGAGGTGGACCTACTTCAGTAATTCATGTATTAGCAGATGAAGCACAAAAATGTCAGGCTGTTTTGCAATCCATGTTGCCTAGAGAATCAAATTCAAAAGAATTGGATAGCGGTTTATTGTCTATAATAAGCTTTCCTGCATTTGCAGTAGATGAACCTAATTTAATACAACTAACAAGAGAAGCAATAACAAGTAAATTACAAGGTCGTTATGGATGCAAAAGATTTTTGCGCGATGGATATAGAACAGCAAAGGAAGATCCTAACAG GTTATATTATGAGCCATGGGAATTGCGTATGTTTGAAAATATAGAATGCGAGTGgcctttatttttctgttatttaatACTGGATTATTGTTTCCaaggaaataaagaagcaGTAGCAGAATATTCGACGCTACTCGaacaaataacaattaaagCAGATGATGGAATGAGATTAGTTCCTGAGTTATATTCAGTTGCATCTGAAAATGTTGCAGCAGAATATATTCAACCTGGTAGTCAACCTCGCATAGCTTTAGGCAGATATCCATTTATGTGGGCTCAATCCCTTTACATTTTGGGAAAGTTACTGCAAGAa GGCTTCCTAGCAGTGGGTGAATTAGATCCATTGAATCGGCGGTTGTGCAGTGAAAAAAAACCGGATGTTGTGGTGCAAGTCGTTATTTTGGCAGAAGATGCAGAGATCAGAGAAAAAATTGCCCAGCATGATATTCATGTTCAAACCATCGCGGAAGTAGCACCGATAGAAGTACAACCAGCAAAAGTACTCAGtcatttatatacttatttag gacgaaataaaaagttagGATTATCTGGCCGTAAATCAAGAGATGTCGGGATTTTGAGTACCagtaaattatattctctgcacgataaaatatttgcattCACACCACAG AACTTTGACGCGGAGGAATACTACACAACAAACGATGCGGCTCTCCTTGCGAATACTTTTACAACCAACTTGGCCTTCCTGACCATCAACTGGAAGCAAATGCTCGGCAGGCCTACCATAACACTAGTTGCTACTCATAATCATTTAG ATCAAGGAAAAATACCATTAGCAATGATAACTACTATGAAGAAACTGAAAAGTGGTTATATAAATGGTACTAGAGTATCACTAGGAAATCTAAATGACTTTCTTAGTACATCGTGTATTACGAATCTGAGCTTCTTAGGTAGTTCAGAAGATGGACGTCCTGATAAACTTAATCCTCAG GTTCAACAATATTTGGATGAACACTTGATGCGTGCTTTTCCCCATCGTACTGGTCTTCTTAACAAGCCATTGGTTAGAACTGGAAAAAATTTGAGACGAAGAATGTCTGTCAAAGGTGCCATTAAAAAGACACGATCTATAGCTGTTGAAC CCGAAATTCTTGGAATGGCGGGAGAAGATCGCAGACCGTCAGCTAATTTAAACCTAAATCCTTTCATTGAAGTAACAGATACAACTCTGACACCAAATTCGACGCAACCTGTACATACCGATCGTACACCATCTCCTACGGAAGATATGCCATGGAAAACTACTGGAAAAGGTCATAAATCTAGATCCATATCTGACACACAATATGCTGATACTGAAGTTGAAGAATTATTGACGATGCTTCGTGAGACTGAGAGTCTCGAAGAACAAGGAGACATATTGCAATATCTT gTCGACTCACAAGGACTTTATTTCAATACGGGTATGGTAGAAGAAGGTCATCCAGTATTagtaaaagatttattaaaggACCTTTATGAAAAAGCATGTCAACAAAAAATGTGGGGTATTGTTCGTCACTCTGCCGGTATGTTAGGAAAAAGAGTAGAAGATTTAGCTAAAGCTGTCACAGACTTGTTAGTACGACAAAAACAAGTTACCGTTGGAATGCCACCAAGCAATGAGCATACGATCGTAGCTCCATTACCCGAGAATGAATTAAGATCTTTGATTCATCAAGCGTATGGAGATGACGAATCCACAGCTATGTTGACACAGGAATTGCTTGTATATTTGGCTATGTTCATTAGAACAGAACCACAGCTGTTTCACGAAATGTTGAGGCTTAGAGTTGGCTTGATTATTCAAGTTATGGCAACAGAATTGTCAAGGACTTTGATTTGTACGGGCGAAGAAGCTTCCGAACATTTGTTGAATTTATCTccatttgaaatgaaaaatcttttacatCATATCATGAGCGGAAAAGAATTTGCGATAAGTAGTG TTGGAAGAGGTAATTTTTCTGTCATCAGTTGCAAGTCAAGTAAAGTGAGCaag aaatctcAGATTGGTGGATTTTTAAGTCCTGATCAAACGGACGGCGGTGAAACAGAACCTGATCGTCAAGGACAATGGTTACGAAGACGTCGATTGGACGGTGCACTTAATAGAGTGCCACGAGGTTTTTATCCACGGGTTTGGCAAGTTCTAGAAAGG TGTCAAGGTTTAGCTATAGAGGGACGAGTTCTTCCCCAAAATCTTACTCAAGAAATGACACCGGGAGAATTAAAATTTGCTTTAGCAGTGGAGACAGTTTTAAATACAATACCACAACCGGAATATCGTCAACTCGTTGTTGAAGCTTTAATGGTATTAACATTGGTGACTGAACATAATGCGGTAGCTTCTTTAGGAGGTCTCATTGCTGTTGAACATTTAGTACACAAAGCTAATGCCATCTTCTTGGAAGACCAG atgaaAGTCGATGGAGATGCTACTCTCTGTTGTGCCAAACCAAAAGAACAGCGTGAAACAACAGCATTGGGAAATCTTCTCTGTGGAGGAGCAGCTTATGTGTGCCAACACTTTTATGATAGTGCTCCTAGTGGCAGTTTTGGAACAATGACATACATTACAAGAGCTGTAGCATCTTTGTTGGATTGTTTACCAAAAGATGGTGATATAGAATGCTCAATATCGTAg
- the LOC122632220 gene encoding probable phosphorylase b kinase regulatory subunit alpha isoform X1, producing MTMRSRSNSGVRLDYYQRIVHKIIMNHQNPVTGLFPASRENDHAWVRDNIYCILAVWGLSMAYKKIADVDEDRAKTYELEQSCVKLMRGLLMAMMQQKEKVEKFKSSQNPLDALHAKYSSVNGQTVVGDNEWGHLQIDAISLYLLVLAQMTASGLQIVFNLDEVAFIQNLVFYIESAYCTPDYGIWERGDKTNHGLPELNASSIGMAKAAMEALNELDLFGARGGPTSVIHVLADEAQKCQAVLQSMLPRESNSKELDSGLLSIISFPAFAVDEPNLIQLTREAITSKLQGRYGCKRFLRDGYRTAKEDPNRLYYEPWELRMFENIECEWPLFFCYLILDYCFQGNKEAVAEYSTLLEQITIKADDGMRLVPELYSVASENVAAEYIQPGSQPRIALGRYPFMWAQSLYILGKLLQEGFLAVGELDPLNRRLCSEKKPDVVVQVVILAEDAEIREKIAQHDIHVQTIAEVAPIEVQPAKVLSHLYTYLGRNKKLGLSGRKSRDVGILSTSKLYSLHDKIFAFTPQLTDMTRFYIASDYELMIDIFKGEINFLKSSWQNMLGRPLVVMPLKNVHLDQGKIPLAMITTMKKLKSGYINGTRVSLGNLNDFLSTSCITNLSFLGSSEDGRPDKLNPQVQQYLDEHLMRAFPHRTGLLNKPLVRTGKNLRRRMSVKGAIKKTRSIAVEPEILGMAGEDRRPSANLNLNPFIEVTDTTLTPNSTQPVHTDRTPSPTEDMPWKTTGKGHKSRSISDTQYADTEVEELLTMLRETESLEEQGDILQYLVDSQGLYFNTGMVEEGHPVLVKDLLKDLYEKACQQKMWGIVRHSAGMLGKRVEDLAKAVTDLLVRQKQVTVGMPPSNEHTIVAPLPENELRSLIHQAYGDDESTAMLTQELLVYLAMFIRTEPQLFHEMLRLRVGLIIQVMATELSRTLICTGEEASEHLLNLSPFEMKNLLHHIMSGKEFAISSVGRGNFSVISCKSSKVSKKSQIGGFLSPDQTDGGETEPDRQGQWLRRRRLDGALNRVPRGFYPRVWQVLERCQGLAIEGRVLPQNLTQEMTPGELKFALAVETVLNTIPQPEYRQLVVEALMVLTLVTEHNAVASLGGLIAVEHLVHKANAIFLEDQMKVDGDATLCCAKPKEQRETTALGNLLCGGAAYVCQHFYDSAPSGSFGTMTYITRAVASLLDCLPKDGDIECSIS from the exons atgaCAATGCGTAGTCGAAGTAATTCTGGCGTCCGTTTGGACTATTATCAGAGAATAGTTCACAAGATTATTATGAATCATCAAAATCCTGTTACTGGTCTTTTTCCTGCAAGTCGTGAAAATGATCATGCATGGGTGcgtgataatatttattgtattcttGCTGTTTGGGGACTTTCTATGGCATATAAAAAGATAGCGGATGTTGACGAAGATAGAGCAAAAACTTATGAATTAGAACAAAGTTGTGTTAAATTGATGAGAGGTTTACTCATGGCTATGAtgcaacaaaaagaaaaagtagaaaaatttaaatctaGTCAGAATCCTCTTGATGCTTTGCATGCAAAATATAGTTCTGTTAATGGACAGACAGTTGTTGGAGATAATGAATGGGGTCATCTGCAAATAGATGctatttctctatatcttttagTACTTGCTCAAATGACAGCATCTGGCTTACAAATTGTATTTAATCTTGATGAG GTTGCTTTTATACAAAActtagtattttatattgaatcaGCTTATTGTACTCCTGATTATGGAATTTGGGAAAGAGGAGATAAAACTAATCATGGCTTACCCGAATTAAATGCTAGCAGTATTGGAATGGCTAAAGCTGCTATGGAAGCTTTGAACGAATTAGATTTATTTGGTGCAAGAGGTGGACCTACTTCAGTAATTCATGTATTAGCAGATGAAGCACAAAAATGTCAGGCTGTTTTGCAATCCATGTTGCCTAGAGAATCAAATTCAAAAGAATTGGATAGCGGTTTATTGTCTATAATAAGCTTTCCTGCATTTGCAGTAGATGAACCTAATTTAATACAACTAACAAGAGAAGCAATAACAAGTAAATTACAAGGTCGTTATGGATGCAAAAGATTTTTGCGCGATGGATATAGAACAGCAAAGGAAGATCCTAACAG GTTATATTATGAGCCATGGGAATTGCGTATGTTTGAAAATATAGAATGCGAGTGgcctttatttttctgttatttaatACTGGATTATTGTTTCCaaggaaataaagaagcaGTAGCAGAATATTCGACGCTACTCGaacaaataacaattaaagCAGATGATGGAATGAGATTAGTTCCTGAGTTATATTCAGTTGCATCTGAAAATGTTGCAGCAGAATATATTCAACCTGGTAGTCAACCTCGCATAGCTTTAGGCAGATATCCATTTATGTGGGCTCAATCCCTTTACATTTTGGGAAAGTTACTGCAAGAa GGCTTCCTAGCAGTGGGTGAATTAGATCCATTGAATCGGCGGTTGTGCAGTGAAAAAAAACCGGATGTTGTGGTGCAAGTCGTTATTTTGGCAGAAGATGCAGAGATCAGAGAAAAAATTGCCCAGCATGATATTCATGTTCAAACCATCGCGGAAGTAGCACCGATAGAAGTACAACCAGCAAAAGTACTCAGtcatttatatacttatttag gacgaaataaaaagttagGATTATCTGGCCGTAAATCAAGAGATGTCGGGATTTTGAGTACCagtaaattatattctctgcacgataaaatatttgcattCACACCACAG TTGACAGATATGACCCGCTTCTACATCGCATCGGACTATGAGCTCATGATTGACATATTCAAAggcgaaattaatttcttgaaGTCTAGCTGGCAGAATATGTTGGGCCGGCCTCTTGTGGTCATGCCCCTCAAGAACGTTCATCTAG ATCAAGGAAAAATACCATTAGCAATGATAACTACTATGAAGAAACTGAAAAGTGGTTATATAAATGGTACTAGAGTATCACTAGGAAATCTAAATGACTTTCTTAGTACATCGTGTATTACGAATCTGAGCTTCTTAGGTAGTTCAGAAGATGGACGTCCTGATAAACTTAATCCTCAG GTTCAACAATATTTGGATGAACACTTGATGCGTGCTTTTCCCCATCGTACTGGTCTTCTTAACAAGCCATTGGTTAGAACTGGAAAAAATTTGAGACGAAGAATGTCTGTCAAAGGTGCCATTAAAAAGACACGATCTATAGCTGTTGAAC CCGAAATTCTTGGAATGGCGGGAGAAGATCGCAGACCGTCAGCTAATTTAAACCTAAATCCTTTCATTGAAGTAACAGATACAACTCTGACACCAAATTCGACGCAACCTGTACATACCGATCGTACACCATCTCCTACGGAAGATATGCCATGGAAAACTACTGGAAAAGGTCATAAATCTAGATCCATATCTGACACACAATATGCTGATACTGAAGTTGAAGAATTATTGACGATGCTTCGTGAGACTGAGAGTCTCGAAGAACAAGGAGACATATTGCAATATCTT gTCGACTCACAAGGACTTTATTTCAATACGGGTATGGTAGAAGAAGGTCATCCAGTATTagtaaaagatttattaaaggACCTTTATGAAAAAGCATGTCAACAAAAAATGTGGGGTATTGTTCGTCACTCTGCCGGTATGTTAGGAAAAAGAGTAGAAGATTTAGCTAAAGCTGTCACAGACTTGTTAGTACGACAAAAACAAGTTACCGTTGGAATGCCACCAAGCAATGAGCATACGATCGTAGCTCCATTACCCGAGAATGAATTAAGATCTTTGATTCATCAAGCGTATGGAGATGACGAATCCACAGCTATGTTGACACAGGAATTGCTTGTATATTTGGCTATGTTCATTAGAACAGAACCACAGCTGTTTCACGAAATGTTGAGGCTTAGAGTTGGCTTGATTATTCAAGTTATGGCAACAGAATTGTCAAGGACTTTGATTTGTACGGGCGAAGAAGCTTCCGAACATTTGTTGAATTTATCTccatttgaaatgaaaaatcttttacatCATATCATGAGCGGAAAAGAATTTGCGATAAGTAGTG TTGGAAGAGGTAATTTTTCTGTCATCAGTTGCAAGTCAAGTAAAGTGAGCaag aaatctcAGATTGGTGGATTTTTAAGTCCTGATCAAACGGACGGCGGTGAAACAGAACCTGATCGTCAAGGACAATGGTTACGAAGACGTCGATTGGACGGTGCACTTAATAGAGTGCCACGAGGTTTTTATCCACGGGTTTGGCAAGTTCTAGAAAGG TGTCAAGGTTTAGCTATAGAGGGACGAGTTCTTCCCCAAAATCTTACTCAAGAAATGACACCGGGAGAATTAAAATTTGCTTTAGCAGTGGAGACAGTTTTAAATACAATACCACAACCGGAATATCGTCAACTCGTTGTTGAAGCTTTAATGGTATTAACATTGGTGACTGAACATAATGCGGTAGCTTCTTTAGGAGGTCTCATTGCTGTTGAACATTTAGTACACAAAGCTAATGCCATCTTCTTGGAAGACCAG atgaaAGTCGATGGAGATGCTACTCTCTGTTGTGCCAAACCAAAAGAACAGCGTGAAACAACAGCATTGGGAAATCTTCTCTGTGGAGGAGCAGCTTATGTGTGCCAACACTTTTATGATAGTGCTCCTAGTGGCAGTTTTGGAACAATGACATACATTACAAGAGCTGTAGCATCTTTGTTGGATTGTTTACCAAAAGATGGTGATATAGAATGCTCAATATCGTAg